Sequence from the Nasonia vitripennis strain AsymCx chromosome 5, Nvit_psr_1.1, whole genome shotgun sequence genome:
CCGTCGTCGCGTTCGGTTATACATCGTCGTCGTTGGGACCAGCGTAAATGAAGCGGAGGAGAAAAATCGCCGAGTTCTCCGTCGGTGAAATAAACTACGAGTCGTGAATATAATACGCGCTATCGCGAGCGTTATCGCCGCCAAAGTGTCATAATACTTGTGGAGCCTCGAACTTGAACCTCCCGTGTGTGTCGGTGTGTTGCAGCCGAAGTCACAACGACGAGATGCACATAAACGACAAGAACCCGGAGCACCTGATGAACATCATAGCGACGAAGGCGACGGAGGCGATGAACGCCACGGCTGCCGGACACGATGAACACGATCACGCGGCGGAGGACGAGGCCGTCGGTTCGGTCCTCACCGCCAAGACTGTCACCATGGTCACGCTCTGCCTCGTCAGCATATGCATGGGCATCATACCGATGCAGATCGCCAAGTGCTTCAACATCGTATCCACCAACCAGGTCGTCAATCCGAGGTGAGCAATGACCTAACGACTAGTTTTATCGATCGCGTACAATCATTATCGTCGGCGAAACTGGGGCTGTGGCGAATCGCCGCTGATGGATCGGTATAATCTCATGTTGAATCGGGACTATCGAACGTCGTACACGAGCTCGCGATAAGGGAGAATGTGCTGCACTGGAGTATTGGAACACTTTTTCACCACACAATAGAACGCGATttgagtttttttcttttttttttcatagatacggAAGCCAAGATCGACTGCTTATTTATAAGCTTATCGAAGAGGATCGAAGGAGACGCGCGTCCACTTTGAAGTAGAAAACGACCGGGTCCGGTCAGACGAGGTTAAGGACGGCGGGattggaaaaattttaatgagcCGCCTGCGCGTTTGAAGTTAATTATTGTATTCGGCTGGATTTATTACAGAAGCTATAAAGTCACTTTTCCCATCGCTGCAATAATGGAGTTTACGATATGCATCTGCGGCGTTGGCAAAGGTTTCGAGGGATGTTGCGTAAAGCGTTCTTTTACGCGGCACTAAACGCGACGACAAAAATATAGTCATTATTATATCGATGGAAAAAGAGAACCGGGAGAAATTCCGGAAAGGAGCATAAAGAGCGGATATTAAAGACGCTATTGTATACATAAGTCGCAACGGAGACCACTAATTCGTTGTAAAATCGTtgttttccttcttcttcaaACTTCGCCTTTCATAAGCGCGATCGTTCCACTGATATCCCCGCGATTTATTTTAGCCGCATATTTCGTTACAAGCGCACGTACTTCTCTCAGAACCGAAAACACATCCGCATATGAACGCGACTGACTGTTTCCAAAACACGACGCGCGCGGTCTGTTTGAAAATTCAGCAGCTCTTCGCAAACTCTCGAATTAACGAATAAGCCTggcatatgtatacataaaTTTACTCCATCTCTTCTTCGCAGATCCTTCAAGTACGTGAGCGTCCTGCTGGGCTTCGGCGGCGGCGTCTTGTTCAGCACGACCTTCCTGCACATGCTGCCGGAAGTCGAGGAAGGCGTCGAGCACCTAATGGAGGAGGGCGTCTTTCCGCACCTCGACTTTTCACTGGCCAAGGTGTTTTGCTGCACCGGGTAATGACTGCGCCGATTCGCAATACGTAAATCGGCTTTTCTCTCTGAAAATCGCTCTCGCGGACGATATAGCTGGAAAGTCGTATAACGAGAGCAATTGCGAAATAATAGCTGCGCCGCGCCGTAAATATCCTATCCATATACAGAGCTATACGGAGgatgaagaaagaaaaatggtATCTGTATCGCGACGCGAAAAAAGATGTAGATAATTACTTATAGTATCGCAATAATATCGTCTGCAGGAGAGCGTGTAATTAGAAAATTTCTCCGCTGCGAGCTTTACGATTGTTCTCAACTTGTTATGCTTCACTCCATTTGCAGTTTCTTCATAATGTACCTCATCGAGGAGATAGTGCACGCTCACCTGAAGCACAGGCACCCGAAGAGAGCGTCCACCGACACCGCCTCCAAGACGAGCAGCAACGTCAACATCTACTCCACCGAGTCGATCGATAGCTACGGAAGTGTCGCCGCTACGCCCAAGTGGAAGGGCCACGGAGGCCATCGTCACGAAGAGACGTAAGCTCTCTTTTCACTTGATTTTCCTCTTAATTGTAGGTTCAAAAAATACAAGCGCTCGAACGAGTAGTTATCGCTGCTCCGTTATCTGTAACGCACTCTATCTCTCGATCGCACGTCAATTATGTAGCTTGAAGTTGTAAAAAAGCATCCACGACTCATTAAAACTCTCTTTTCGTTTCTGCGGACGGTATACAGCATTGATAAACTTTATACGTAGATGCGAGATCGGCCACACGCACCTCGACATCATCGAAGATTGCGACAGCTTCCACGACGGCGCTATCAGAGGCCTCTTGATTGTTCTCGGGCTCTCGGTCCACGAATTGTTCGAAGGACTCGCCATCGGCCTCGAGAGCTCGGCCCAGTACGTCTGGTGAGTATATTTATACACGCTGTACTTTCTATCGGGAAGGTAAAGCAAGCGCTCGATTCAAGGAATTCTTCTTTCGCTTCCTCGGTACGTCCATCAGAGACTGCGTTATTTTATCCTCTAAATTACGCAATTATGTAACGACGCTCTACTGAAGTAAGGCAAAATAGTGTATTTGTCTAAATAGATGCGTTTTTCTCGCACAGGTACATGTTTGGAGCCGTGGCTGCGCACAAGTTCATCATAGCCTTTTGCATCGGAGTGGAGTTGACGACCTCGCGCACTCGAGCCATTCTCAGCTACGTGTACGTGTGCATGTTTGCCGTGGTGTCGCCTCTGGGCATCGGTATCGGTATGATACTCGTGGGCGGCAACAGCGCCGCCGCCAGTGGACCCGCCGCTGTCGCTTTGCAGGTCCGTACACTCaacgattttctttttcttttaattaaaataaatgtacAACTTTGATTTCTAACGTGATCCTCTTTATGCGTATAGGGTCTGGCATCGGGAACACTGCTGTACGTGGTCTTCTTCGAGATTCTGCACAAGCATCGCGACGGACTGTTCCAGTACCTCTCGATCATCCTCGGTTTCTTGGTCATGTTCGGGCTTCAGGTCTTGAGTGAGTACACGCAATACGCATCTGCTAATACGTCCGATGACGCGTCGAAATTACTGTTTGTTTGCGCGACTCTACCTGCGCACCTCTTATTACCGATCGAGATTTAAACAGGTATATCTTCGATCGGAAATCAAACAAGCTGCAGTTACCGCGCGCAAATAAGCGCGATATAGACAGCTGTATGAGATATAAAGCGAATGCAAACTAAAGTAGGGCGCGACAATGCGGCATAACGATCAGAGGTAAATATATTGCGAAACGAGTGATCGGTATtatgagaaaaaaacaatcaaGTCAGGAATTACAATGTATATAAATGGTCGCGTAATGGCGCTTTTCGAGAGCTAATCATACGAAAATACACCGGTTTCTCGGAACGAGATCTGTTTACAATATCTCGACGCCGttaaggagaaaaaaatctgtcaTTGAAATTCAACAAACTAGGTGTTAACCTACATCCGACGATAAATCCTTGAACTGTGCGAGAAGCATCACTCGATGTTGCATCTTATCTCCGATGTAAtagcttctcttttttccacACTTTTCAAGCGTGATCTCGCGGTTTTACAGGTTTCTCGACCTCCAGTCGCGTCGACAATAAGCGATTATAAATCTTCGCAAAACGGGTCGCAAAAGACGAGCATAACGAATCACGGttcggagaagaaaaaaaaaggtataAGTGATTCCCCGCGAGACATACCTACGCATAATCAGGGTACTCCCCCAAACGGCTCGAGATGAGCGAGAGAAACGGTACCGCACGTCGCCTGACTCGCAAATGAAGCTCGACCCAGTATACACGCACATGCGCACGTGCTTCTCTCCGTACACGTACGTGCATGTATAGTATGTtgtacgaaaagaaaaaggaagcaCAGAGCTCGCTGCGTCACATATTTCACACCTCTCGTTAGACGCCAACGCGTAACGATTTATCATCCGTCACCCGGAGCTCCGTGACAAACAACTGACGCGAATCACGAGTCCTCTGCATCCTCTGCTCGTTCGATGATGCGgatttcgctttttttctttctccaaACTGCCCACGACGACTATTCGGCGTAAACTATCACACGCACTTTATTCTTGTTTTTACTCAATCGGATGTAATCGTGATTTATGTCTGTCGGAAACGCGCGTTAAAAGAGTGGGAGGATTTATGGCAGTCGCGGGGAATCCCAAAATGCAATTGTGTATGCTTTATTGTACAGCCGATCTCTGTAATTGATGGACAACACAGCATAGTGTAATCGCTGCATCGGATCAATCAATTCACACGGCTAATTGAAAGCCCCTGCTGTACACGTTGAAACTTTTATTGTGTCAGTGTAAGCGCAGTGTGCGCGGCTTTATTCGAATTCAATCCAAGGCCGCTCAATTATCTACGGTCCACGACTGGAGATAATCGAAGCGTTATACTTCGGTCCCGTAACCCAATTGCACAAACGAGAGCTTTTCAAGAAGCTatagtgagagagaaaaaatcagCGAGTAATTTGGAAAGTCCAGCAGCCTACTCTGCCGTTGCCGAGAGGAAATTTCATCAGATCGAGCATATATACGGCCGCAGGCTCGAAACGGCTGCAACTATATACACTGCATTATGGCAATTTACGCAATCTACAATAAGTTGAAAATTGGTCCTACTGCACAGGGCGAATTCAATGTCACGACTCCGacgtacgtatacgtatatgtgaTGCTGCGGATACCTCTTTCGCAATTCTCCGTTGAAGGAATTGGACAATTTGgcgttttaaataataataagcgCGATATGATGCAGGGGGTTATGCGCTGTTATTGAGTATATGGAAGATTTCGAATTATGCCGCGCGGGCGAagcgagacgacgacgagaagAGAAAATATGGTTTATACGTTGCTGCGGGACGCacttatacgtatacgtacgaTCGGCGGGTTCAGTAACCTATGCACCGAGAGAACGCGGAGAGAAGATTACCGGACTGAACGGTAATCTAGAAAGCTAGACCTACGGAGGCTCGGAGGAAAAAATCGACCGAATTCGTGCAGTGCGACGAACGgcttttcccgcgcgcgcgagatcgtTAATCATTTCTATACTCAGAGCCGCAAACAATAGGCACAAACGTGTGTCCTTTCGAGATATCAAGGACTCCGTATAAAGG
This genomic interval carries:
- the LOC100124257 gene encoding zinc transporter ZIP3 isoform X6, with amino-acid sequence MHINDKNPEHLMNIIATKATEAMNATAAGHDEHDHAAEDEAVGSVLTAKTVTMVTLCLVSICMGIIPMQIAKCFNIVSTNQVVNPRSFKYVSVLLGFGGGVLFSTTFLHMLPEVEEGVEHLMEEGVFPHLDFSLAKVFCCTGFFIMYLIEEIVHAHLKHRHPKRASTDTASKTSSNVNIYSTESIDSYGSVAATPKWKGHGGHRHEETCEIGHTHLDIIEDCDSFHDGAIRGLLIVLGLSVHELFEGLAIGLESSAQYVWYMFGAVAAHKFIIAFCIGVELTTSRTRAILSYVYVCMFAVVSPLGIGIGMILVGGNSAAASGPAAVALQGLASGTLLYVVFFEILHKHRDGLFQYLSIILGFLVMFGLQVLSAATMRSLQ
- the LOC100124257 gene encoding zinc transporter ZIP3 isoform X4, whose protein sequence is MHINDKNPEHLMNIIATKATEAMNATAAGHDEHDHAAEDEAVGSVLTAKTVTMVTLCLVSICMGIIPMQIAKCFNIVSTNQVVNPRSFKYVSVLLGFGGGVLFSTTFLHMLPEVEEGVEHLMEEGVFPHLDFSLAKVFCCTGFFIMYLIEEIVHAHLKHRHPKRASTDTASKTSSNVNIYSTESIDSYGSVAATPKWKGHGGHRHEETCEIGHTHLDIIEDCDSFHDGAIRGLLIVLGLSVHELFEGLAIGLESSAQYVWYMFGAVAAHKFIIAFCIGVELTTSRTRAILSYVYVCMFAVVSPLGIGIGMILVGGNSAAASGPAAVALQGLASGTLLYVVFFEILHKHRDGLFQYLSIILGFLVMFGLQVLTAHAHNHGHSHSHGDEHGDIHNHEGEQLAGDKHNYVLGAAIERVTDKVVDVLSTTLT
- the LOC100124257 gene encoding zinc transporter ZIP3 isoform X5; its protein translation is MHINDKNPEHLMNIIATKATEAMNATAAGHDEHDHAAEDEAVGSVLTAKTVTMVTLCLVSICMGIIPMQIAKCFNIVSTNQVVNPRSFKYVSVLLGFGGGVLFSTTFLHMLPEVEEGVEHLMEEGVFPHLDFSLAKVFCCTGFFIMYLIEEIVHAHLKHRHPKRASTDTASKTSSNVNIYSTESIDSYGSVAATPKWKGHGGHRHEETCEIGHTHLDIIEDCDSFHDGAIRGLLIVLGLSVHELFEGLAIGLESSAQYVWYMFGAVAAHKFIIAFCIGVELTTSRTRAILSYVYVCMFAVVSPLGIGIGMILVGGNSAAASGPAAVALQGLASGTLLYVVFFEILHKHRDGLFQYLSIILGFLVMFGLQVLTAHAHNHGHSHSHGDEHGDIHNHEGEQLAGAAIERVTDKVVDVLSTTLT